In Streptomyces durocortorensis, a genomic segment contains:
- a CDS encoding endonuclease/exonuclease/phosphatase family protein yields the protein MQIYRSGSVLLTGAVAAALAVTALPAAQAAPSATAVISEVYGGGGNSGATLTRDFVELANAGSAPFEVGGLSVQYLPGSPSAGSRWQVSELSGSIAPGGRYLVAQAKGNGGTVALPTADATGTIAMAAGSGTVALVSGTAPLTCKSAADCAADTRIVDLVGYGSAVVREGSGPVPGASATASVARAASLADTDDNAADLTAGTPTPVNTKGETSGGGQEPEEPGPTEPGDVRIHDIQGTTRLSPLDGTMVDGVPGVVTGVRSSGSRGFWIQDTAPDNDPRTSEGLFVYTGSTAPSVAVGDSVLVSGKVGEYRPGSSTQSITQLTAPRTTVLSSGNALPDPVVLNARSVPGRYVPSADGGTIDALTLDPSRYALDLYEALEGSRVEIADTRVTGATTAYDEIWVTVKPWENRNRRGGTVYASYEDQNTGRLKVMSLDPARPVPTANVGDVLKGRTTGVLDYASYGGYNVQATEMGTLVDKKLRREVTRKQRWNELAVATYNVENLDALDDQDKFDTLAEGVAVNLSSPDIVSLEEIQDDNGPVNDGTTGSEATLKRFTDAIVAQGGPRYEWRYIAPENNKDGGQPGGNIRNVFLFNPKRVSFTDRPGGDATTAVRAVDTWWGVKLSASPGRINPTSPAWNNSRKPLVGEFVFRGRPVFVIGNHFASKGGDQPLHGRYQEPTRPSETDRIQQAAEVNAFAADLLKADRSAKVITLGDINDFEFSPTMKTLTKGGVLKPLITTLPASERYSYVYDGNSQTLDHILTSPGIRRFDYDVVHINAEFADQASDHDPQVVRIKVGGFWH from the coding sequence GTGCAGATATACAGATCCGGTTCCGTTCTGCTGACCGGCGCCGTCGCCGCCGCGCTCGCGGTGACCGCCCTGCCCGCCGCCCAGGCGGCCCCGTCCGCCACCGCCGTCATCTCCGAGGTGTACGGCGGCGGGGGCAACTCCGGCGCGACGCTGACCCGGGACTTCGTCGAGCTGGCCAATGCCGGCTCCGCGCCCTTCGAGGTCGGCGGCCTCAGCGTCCAGTACCTGCCGGGCAGCCCGTCGGCCGGCTCGCGGTGGCAGGTCTCCGAGCTGTCCGGGTCGATCGCGCCCGGTGGCCGCTACCTGGTCGCCCAGGCCAAGGGCAACGGCGGAACGGTCGCGCTGCCCACCGCCGACGCCACCGGCACGATCGCCATGGCGGCGGGCAGCGGCACCGTCGCCCTGGTCTCCGGGACGGCCCCGCTCACCTGCAAGTCGGCGGCGGACTGCGCGGCGGACACCCGGATCGTCGATCTGGTCGGTTACGGTTCCGCGGTCGTCCGGGAGGGCAGCGGCCCGGTCCCCGGCGCCTCGGCCACCGCGTCCGTCGCGCGGGCCGCCTCGCTCGCCGACACCGACGACAACGCCGCCGATCTCACCGCGGGAACCCCGACGCCGGTCAACACGAAGGGCGAGACGTCCGGCGGCGGGCAGGAGCCCGAGGAGCCCGGCCCCACCGAGCCCGGCGACGTGAGGATTCACGACATCCAGGGCACCACCCGCCTCTCCCCGCTCGACGGCACGATGGTGGACGGGGTCCCGGGCGTCGTCACCGGCGTACGGAGCAGCGGCTCTCGCGGCTTCTGGATCCAGGACACCGCGCCCGACAACGACCCGCGCACCAGCGAGGGCCTGTTCGTCTACACGGGCTCCACCGCACCGTCCGTGGCGGTCGGGGACTCCGTCCTGGTCAGTGGCAAGGTCGGCGAGTACCGCCCCGGAAGCAGCACCCAGTCGATCACCCAGCTCACCGCGCCCCGCACCACCGTGCTGTCGTCCGGCAACGCGCTGCCCGACCCGGTCGTGCTCAACGCCCGTTCGGTGCCCGGCCGTTACGTGCCGTCTGCGGACGGCGGGACGATCGACGCGCTGACCCTGGACCCGTCCCGGTACGCCCTGGACCTGTACGAGGCGCTGGAGGGCTCCCGGGTCGAGATCGCCGACACCCGGGTGACCGGGGCGACGACCGCGTACGACGAGATCTGGGTGACCGTGAAGCCCTGGGAGAACCGCAACCGGCGCGGCGGCACGGTCTACGCCTCGTACGAGGACCAGAACACCGGCCGGCTCAAGGTGATGTCGCTGGACCCGGCGCGTCCGGTGCCGACCGCGAACGTCGGTGACGTGCTGAAGGGCCGCACCACCGGAGTCCTCGACTACGCCTCGTACGGCGGCTACAACGTGCAGGCCACCGAGATGGGCACGCTCGTCGACAAGAAGCTGCGGCGCGAGGTGACCCGCAAGCAGAGGTGGAACGAGCTCGCCGTGGCCACGTACAACGTGGAGAACCTCGACGCCCTGGACGACCAGGACAAGTTCGACACCCTGGCCGAGGGCGTCGCGGTCAACCTCTCCTCCCCCGACATCGTCTCGCTGGAGGAGATCCAGGACGACAACGGCCCCGTGAACGACGGCACGACGGGCTCCGAGGCCACGCTGAAGCGGTTCACGGACGCGATCGTCGCGCAGGGCGGGCCGCGCTACGAATGGCGCTACATCGCCCCCGAGAACAACAAGGACGGCGGTCAGCCCGGCGGCAACATCCGTAACGTCTTCCTGTTCAACCCGAAGCGGGTCTCCTTCACCGACCGGCCGGGCGGGGACGCCACCACCGCGGTGCGGGCCGTGGACACGTGGTGGGGCGTGAAGCTCTCCGCGTCCCCGGGGCGGATCAACCCGACGAGCCCGGCGTGGAACAACAGCCGCAAGCCTCTGGTGGGCGAGTTCGTCTTCCGGGGCAGGCCGGTCTTCGTCATCGGCAACCACTTCGCGTCCAAGGGCGGCGACCAGCCGCTGCACGGCCGCTACCAGGAGCCGACACGGCCCTCGGAGACGGACCGGATCCAGCAGGCCGCCGAGGTCAACGCCTTCGCCGCCGACCTGCTGAAGGCGGACAGGTCCGCGAAGGTCATCACGCTCGGGGACATCAACGACTTCGAGTTCTCCCCGACGATGAAGACGCTGACCAAGGGCGGAGTCCTCAAGCCCCTGATCACGACGCTGCCCGCCTCGGAGCGGTACAGCTATGTCTACGACGGCAACTCGCAGACGCTGGACCACATCCTGACGAGCCCCGGCATCCGGCGCTTCGACTACGACGTGGTGCACATCAACGCCGAGTTCGCCGACCAGGCGAGCGACCACGACCCGCAGGTGGTGCGGATCAAGGTCGGCGGGTTCTGGCACTGA